Proteins encoded in a region of the Caballeronia sp. M1242 genome:
- a CDS encoding DUF2169 domain-containing protein, with protein MRFTNETGLPASWTLGFERSGRERLIVIVKATYVLPTAGEQAVLADIQLPLIKADCFSGAPGLTAPTYETDYAHCKPACDVLLLGSAYAPRGRPVKRLAVGMQVGGMVKQFTVVGPRCWQKRFGVASPSEPQYFDRLPISYDTAYGGVDSTEAAQGRAHTYERNPVGKGYWRNSRDLEGQPLPFTEQSGRAITDPSGDYLPMAFSPVGRNWLPRRLYAGTYDEQWMQTTAPLWPADFDERYFQAAPPDQIMPFPSSDLTMRLLNLTPDGDRRFRLPVRRIPVTFVPYQGRDAQRDASLDTILLEPDEGRFTLTWRVVLPLGKSVFDVKETVVGEMPRAWHMARRFPGKTWYRNLDEAVRARKGRPRTS; from the coding sequence ATGAGATTCACCAACGAGACCGGCTTGCCCGCGAGCTGGACCCTAGGCTTCGAGCGCAGCGGGCGCGAGCGGCTGATCGTGATCGTCAAGGCGACTTATGTACTGCCGACGGCGGGCGAGCAAGCCGTATTGGCCGACATCCAACTGCCTCTCATCAAGGCCGATTGTTTCAGCGGCGCGCCCGGCCTGACCGCGCCGACCTACGAGACGGACTACGCGCATTGCAAGCCGGCCTGCGACGTGCTCTTGCTCGGAAGCGCGTATGCGCCGCGTGGACGCCCGGTGAAGCGACTCGCCGTCGGCATGCAGGTGGGCGGCATGGTCAAGCAGTTTACTGTTGTCGGTCCGCGTTGCTGGCAGAAGCGCTTCGGCGTGGCCAGTCCTTCGGAGCCACAGTACTTCGATCGTTTGCCGATCAGCTACGACACCGCCTACGGCGGCGTCGACTCCACGGAAGCAGCGCAAGGGCGCGCCCATACGTACGAGCGCAATCCAGTCGGGAAGGGGTATTGGCGCAACAGCCGCGACCTGGAGGGACAGCCGTTGCCGTTCACCGAGCAATCCGGCCGAGCGATCACCGATCCGTCCGGCGACTATCTGCCGATGGCGTTTTCTCCCGTCGGCCGCAATTGGCTGCCGCGCCGCCTCTACGCGGGCACCTACGATGAGCAGTGGATGCAAACCACCGCTCCGCTGTGGCCCGCCGATTTCGACGAACGATACTTCCAGGCTGCGCCGCCGGACCAGATCATGCCGTTTCCGTCTAGCGATCTAACTATGCGGCTCTTGAATCTCACACCCGATGGCGATCGACGTTTTCGGTTGCCGGTGCGACGCATTCCGGTGACGTTTGTCCCGTATCAGGGGCGCGATGCGCAGCGCGATGCATCCCTCGACACGATCCTGCTCGAACCCGACGAAGGGCGCTTCACGCTGACTTGGCGTGTCGTTCTGCCGCTCGGAAAAAGTGTGTTCGATGTCAAGGAAACCGTCGTGGGTGAGATGCCGCGGGCGTGGCACATGGCTCGCCGGTTCCCCGGCAAGACGTGGTACAGAAATCTCGACGAAGCGGTGCGGGCGCGCAAAGGCCGGCCCCGGACATCATGA
- a CDS encoding DUF6484 domain-containing protein: protein MVIVGELIGIIADGAVPLIRAAALGDAVLPARTIVDLHAAHVGREVVLAFEAADTSRPIVMGVLRGKCGWPFDQRAGHLDVHGEGERLIVGASEQLVLQCGKSSLVMSKDGHIELTGETIVSEAAGPNRVRGGSVHLN, encoded by the coding sequence ATGGTCATCGTCGGCGAGCTCATCGGAATCATCGCGGACGGCGCGGTGCCGCTCATCCGCGCTGCCGCTCTCGGCGATGCCGTTCTGCCCGCACGCACCATCGTGGATCTTCACGCCGCGCATGTCGGTCGCGAGGTGGTGCTGGCATTCGAAGCGGCGGACACGAGTCGTCCCATCGTCATGGGCGTGTTGCGCGGCAAATGCGGATGGCCGTTCGACCAGCGAGCCGGACACCTGGACGTGCACGGAGAGGGCGAACGCCTGATTGTCGGTGCCAGCGAGCAGCTCGTCCTGCAATGCGGCAAGTCGAGCCTCGTCATGAGCAAGGACGGCCACATCGAGTTGACCGGCGAAACCATCGTAAGCGAGGCGGCGGGTCCCAACCGCGTTCGCGGCGGGTCGGTTCACCTCAACTGA
- a CDS encoding TIGR02270 family protein, whose product MNAHPHPRSSRVIIGFAPGEISSLVNRSVVEEHATEAAFLWRLREKAVRAPQYRLRHLAKLDMRLLAHLRGLQVAGRHGWRAAQTLLGDVSPGAMFVATFVAYSRSDGEEMHKLLLLALAEPALEPALRAGLAWLDEAVLTPVLIRLTRAAQASHRRIALAVASARRNMVAVQIAQAAGDADPALRARAMRSVGEMGDRSGLTLVRAGLRDADPACRFWAAWSMALLGDPAGAPALIDVIMTDIDRRAAALETAVRCSEQGCARDVIRELAASRDGLRDAIRAAGALGDPAVVPWLLDHLDDALHARAAGEAFSTLTGADLEYLDLDRDPPPNAETSEPEEDSLRWPDPAATRAWWMQQRERFVAGRRYLCGELISADATRTVLRDGFQRQRAAASIELVRAAGASPMFPVHERADWQRRRLAA is encoded by the coding sequence ATGAACGCGCATCCGCATCCGCGGTCGTCGCGGGTCATCATTGGCTTCGCGCCCGGCGAGATCTCGTCGCTGGTCAACCGAAGCGTCGTGGAAGAACACGCGACAGAAGCAGCGTTTCTATGGCGACTGCGCGAAAAGGCAGTGCGGGCGCCTCAGTACAGGCTCAGGCATCTGGCCAAGCTCGACATGCGGCTTCTCGCCCATCTGCGCGGGCTGCAGGTAGCCGGGCGACATGGTTGGCGCGCGGCGCAGACGCTGCTCGGCGACGTCAGCCCGGGCGCCATGTTCGTCGCGACGTTCGTCGCATATTCGCGGTCCGATGGTGAGGAAATGCACAAGCTGCTATTGCTCGCGCTCGCTGAACCAGCTCTCGAACCAGCCCTGCGTGCGGGGCTCGCATGGCTGGATGAGGCAGTGCTGACGCCTGTACTCATCAGGCTGACGCGCGCGGCGCAAGCATCGCATCGACGCATCGCGCTGGCGGTGGCGTCCGCTCGGCGAAACATGGTTGCCGTGCAAATCGCGCAAGCGGCGGGCGACGCCGATCCGGCGCTGCGCGCGCGCGCCATGCGCAGCGTCGGCGAGATGGGCGATCGGAGTGGACTGACCCTTGTGCGAGCGGGCCTGCGGGATGCCGATCCCGCGTGCCGATTCTGGGCCGCCTGGTCGATGGCGCTCCTCGGTGATCCGGCGGGCGCGCCCGCCCTGATCGACGTGATCATGACGGACATCGACCGCCGCGCCGCCGCGCTGGAAACAGCAGTGCGGTGCAGCGAACAGGGCTGCGCGCGTGACGTGATCCGTGAACTGGCGGCGTCGCGAGACGGACTTCGCGACGCGATCAGGGCCGCCGGCGCACTGGGCGATCCGGCAGTCGTGCCGTGGCTGCTCGATCATCTCGACGATGCGCTCCATGCGCGCGCAGCGGGCGAGGCTTTTTCGACGCTGACCGGCGCGGACCTCGAATACCTGGACCTCGACCGCGACCCGCCACCGAACGCCGAAACCTCTGAGCCCGAAGAAGATTCGCTCCGCTGGCCCGATCCGGCGGCGACGCGAGCGTGGTGGATGCAGCAGCGCGAGCGCTTCGTTGCGGGCCGGCGCTACCTGTGCGGCGAGCTCATTTCGGCCGATGCCACACGAACAGTCCTGCGCGACGGCTTCCAGCGCCAGCGCGCGGCCGCATCGATCGAACTGGTCCGGGCCGCGGGCGCCTCGCCCATGTTCCCTGTGCACGAGCGCGCGGACTGGCAGCGCAGGAGGCTCGCGGCATGA